The following are encoded together in the Vigna angularis cultivar LongXiaoDou No.4 chromosome 9, ASM1680809v1, whole genome shotgun sequence genome:
- the LOC108321177 gene encoding transcription factor EGL1 isoform X1: MANKGSPKHEKMQKNLCTQLAVAVRSIQWSYGIFWAPSTTEERVLEWREGYYNGDIKTRKTVQAMELEMKADKIGLQRSEQLKELYKFLLAGEADPQTKRPSAALAPEDLSDLEWYYLVCMSFVFGHNQSSLPGKALEIGDTIWLCDAQHADSKIFSRSLLAKSASIQTVVCFPYQKGVIEIGSTELVIEDPNLIQHVKACFLEISKPTCSDKSSSVLDKPHDDKYPTCTKGDHRVFDAMALANPCSLDKKIKFDNHDPVNGLEGDNNEDSNMDFPDGCEHHYPMESMIDGMHGVPSQVHFVNDALVIGAPDSLSSCDCMSEASENQGKDSKNEGQTQLLELQDCYKPKRGFLDAGADEDLCYIRTLCAILGNSSTFKANPYAGNSNCKSSFAKWKKGRVSERKRSKFHQSMLKKTLFKVPFMHRSYFSRKSQKESDRMEWTSKLENAGDDFIGKALTDKKREVKNFQVLKSFAPSSISEEEKISILGDTIKYLKRLETRVEELESYMEVADAEARTRRKCPDVLEQMSDNYGTRKICMGVKPWMNKRKASGFDEMDTELERLVCEEAKALDVKVKVKEQEVLIEMKCPYREYILYDIMDTINNLHLDAHTVESSTSDGVLSLTLKSKFRGAATAPLRMIKEALWKAYGNV; this comes from the exons ATGGCCAACAAGGGAAGTCCAAAGCATGAGAAGATGCAGAAAAACCTTTGCACACAACTTGCTGTTGCAGTGAGAAGCATTCAGTGGAGTTATGGGATCTTCTGGGCACCTTCAACCACTGAAGAAAG GGTGCTGGAATGGAGAGAAGGGTACTATAATGGAGACATTAAGACAAGAAAAACTGTTCAAGCCATGGAATTGGAAATGAAGGCTGATAAAATAGGTCTGCAGAGGAGTGAGCAACTGAAGGAACTATACAAGTTTCTTCTTGCAGGTGAAGCTGATCCACAAACCAAAAGGCCTTCTGCTGCATTAGCTCCAGAGGATCTCTCAGATTTGGAGTGGTATtacttggtttgcatgtccTTTGTTTTCGGTCACAATCAAAG TAGTTTGCCTGGAAAAGCTCTGGAAATTGGTGACACAATCTGGTTATGCGATGCTCAACATGCAGATAGCAAAATTTTCTCTCGTTCTTTGCTAGCAAAG AGTGCGTCAATTCAG ACCGTGGTATGTTTTCCATATCAGAAAGGCGTTATTGAGATAGGTTCAACTGAACTG GTTATCGAGGACCCTAATCTCATCCAACATGTGAAGGCTTGCTTCTTAGAAATCTCAAAGCCTACATGTTCTGATAAATCTTCCTCTGTGCTTGATAAGCCTCATGATGACAAATATCCAACATGTACCAAGGGTGACCACAGGGTGTTTGATGCAATGGCTCTGGCGAATCCATGTTCCCTTGacaagaaaatcaaatttgaTAATCATGATCCTGTCAATGGATTAGAAGGTGATAACAATGAAGATTCTAACATGGATTTTCCTGATGGTTGTGAGCACCATTACCCTATGGAATCCATGATTGATGGTATGCATGGTGTGCCCTCTCAAGTTCATTTTGTGAATGATGCCTTAGTCATTGGTGCTCCTGATTCCCTGAGTTCTTGTGACTGCATGTCTGAAGCTTCTGAGAACCAAGGCAAGGATTCCAAGAATGAAGGCCAAACTCAACTTTTGGAACTTCAAGATTGCTATAAACCAAAAAGAGGCTTCTTGGATGCTGGAGCTGATGAAGACTTGTGCTACATCAGAACACTTTGTGCTATTTTGGGGAACTCGTCAACATTTAAGGCAAACCCTTATGCCGGTAACTCAAACTGCAAATCTAGTTTTGCAAAATGGAAGAAAGGTAGAGTTTCTGAAAGGAAGAGGTCAAAGTTTCACCAAAGCATGTTAAAGAAGACTTTGTTTAAGGTCCCCTTTATGCACAGAAGTTACTTTTCCCGCAAGTCACAGAAAGAGAGTGACAGAATGGAATGGACTAGTAAATTGGAAAATGCTGGTGATGATTTCATTGGAAAAGCATTAACtgataagaaaagagaagttAAAAACTTCCAGGTTCTCAAATCCTTTGCTCCATCTTCTATAAGTGAG GAGGAGAAGATTTCAATTCTTGGTGACACAATTAAGTACTTGAAAAGGCTTGAGACTAGAGTGGAAGAGCTAGAATCTTACATGGAAGTTGCAGATGCTGAAGCAAGAACCAGGAGAAAATGCCCTGATGTTCTAGAACAGATGTCTGATAACTATGGCACCAGAAAGATTTGCATGGGAGTGAAACCTTGGATGAACAAGAGGAAGGCCAGTGGTTTTGATGAAATGGACACAGAACTAGAAAGACTTGTTTGTGAAGAAGCAAAGGCATTGGATGTGAAAGTGAAGGTAAAGGAGCAGGAGGTTCTGATTGAGATGAAATGTCCTTACAGGGAATACATACTCTATGATATCATGGATACCATTAACAACCTACATTTAGATGCTCACACAGTTGAATCATCAACAAGTGATGGTGTTCTCTCATTGACACTTAAATCTAAG TTTCGAGGAGCAGCAACAGCACCACTGAGGATGATCAAAGAAGCACTCTGGAAAGCATATGGAAATGTTTGA
- the LOC108321177 gene encoding transcription factor EGL1 isoform X3, translating to MANKGSPKHEKMQKNLCTQLAVAVRSIQWSYGIFWAPSTTEERVLEWREGYYNGDIKTRKTVQAMELEMKADKIGLQRSEQLKELYKFLLAGEADPQTKRPSAALAPEDLSDLEWYYLVCMSFVFGHNQSSLPGKALEIGDTIWLCDAQHADSKIFSRSLLAKSASIQTVVCFPYQKGVIEIGSTELVIEDPNLIQHVKACFLEISKPTCSDKSSSVLDKPHDDKYPTCTKGDHRVFDAMALANPCSLDKKIKFDNHDPVNGLEGDNNEDSNMDFPDGCEHHYPMESMIDASENQGKDSKNEGQTQLLELQDCYKPKRGFLDAGADEDLCYIRTLCAILGNSSTFKANPYAGNSNCKSSFAKWKKGRVSERKRSKFHQSMLKKTLFKVPFMHRSYFSRKSQKESDRMEWTSKLENAGDDFIGKALTDKKREVKNFQVLKSFAPSSISEEEKISILGDTIKYLKRLETRVEELESYMEVADAEARTRRKCPDVLEQMSDNYGTRKICMGVKPWMNKRKASGFDEMDTELERLVCEEAKALDVKVKVKEQEVLIEMKCPYREYILYDIMDTINNLHLDAHTVESSTSDGVLSLTLKSKFRGAATAPLRMIKEALWKAYGNV from the exons ATGGCCAACAAGGGAAGTCCAAAGCATGAGAAGATGCAGAAAAACCTTTGCACACAACTTGCTGTTGCAGTGAGAAGCATTCAGTGGAGTTATGGGATCTTCTGGGCACCTTCAACCACTGAAGAAAG GGTGCTGGAATGGAGAGAAGGGTACTATAATGGAGACATTAAGACAAGAAAAACTGTTCAAGCCATGGAATTGGAAATGAAGGCTGATAAAATAGGTCTGCAGAGGAGTGAGCAACTGAAGGAACTATACAAGTTTCTTCTTGCAGGTGAAGCTGATCCACAAACCAAAAGGCCTTCTGCTGCATTAGCTCCAGAGGATCTCTCAGATTTGGAGTGGTATtacttggtttgcatgtccTTTGTTTTCGGTCACAATCAAAG TAGTTTGCCTGGAAAAGCTCTGGAAATTGGTGACACAATCTGGTTATGCGATGCTCAACATGCAGATAGCAAAATTTTCTCTCGTTCTTTGCTAGCAAAG AGTGCGTCAATTCAG ACCGTGGTATGTTTTCCATATCAGAAAGGCGTTATTGAGATAGGTTCAACTGAACTG GTTATCGAGGACCCTAATCTCATCCAACATGTGAAGGCTTGCTTCTTAGAAATCTCAAAGCCTACATGTTCTGATAAATCTTCCTCTGTGCTTGATAAGCCTCATGATGACAAATATCCAACATGTACCAAGGGTGACCACAGGGTGTTTGATGCAATGGCTCTGGCGAATCCATGTTCCCTTGacaagaaaatcaaatttgaTAATCATGATCCTGTCAATGGATTAGAAGGTGATAACAATGAAGATTCTAACATGGATTTTCCTGATGGTTGTGAGCACCATTACCCTATGGAATCCATGATTGATG CTTCTGAGAACCAAGGCAAGGATTCCAAGAATGAAGGCCAAACTCAACTTTTGGAACTTCAAGATTGCTATAAACCAAAAAGAGGCTTCTTGGATGCTGGAGCTGATGAAGACTTGTGCTACATCAGAACACTTTGTGCTATTTTGGGGAACTCGTCAACATTTAAGGCAAACCCTTATGCCGGTAACTCAAACTGCAAATCTAGTTTTGCAAAATGGAAGAAAGGTAGAGTTTCTGAAAGGAAGAGGTCAAAGTTTCACCAAAGCATGTTAAAGAAGACTTTGTTTAAGGTCCCCTTTATGCACAGAAGTTACTTTTCCCGCAAGTCACAGAAAGAGAGTGACAGAATGGAATGGACTAGTAAATTGGAAAATGCTGGTGATGATTTCATTGGAAAAGCATTAACtgataagaaaagagaagttAAAAACTTCCAGGTTCTCAAATCCTTTGCTCCATCTTCTATAAGTGAG GAGGAGAAGATTTCAATTCTTGGTGACACAATTAAGTACTTGAAAAGGCTTGAGACTAGAGTGGAAGAGCTAGAATCTTACATGGAAGTTGCAGATGCTGAAGCAAGAACCAGGAGAAAATGCCCTGATGTTCTAGAACAGATGTCTGATAACTATGGCACCAGAAAGATTTGCATGGGAGTGAAACCTTGGATGAACAAGAGGAAGGCCAGTGGTTTTGATGAAATGGACACAGAACTAGAAAGACTTGTTTGTGAAGAAGCAAAGGCATTGGATGTGAAAGTGAAGGTAAAGGAGCAGGAGGTTCTGATTGAGATGAAATGTCCTTACAGGGAATACATACTCTATGATATCATGGATACCATTAACAACCTACATTTAGATGCTCACACAGTTGAATCATCAACAAGTGATGGTGTTCTCTCATTGACACTTAAATCTAAG TTTCGAGGAGCAGCAACAGCACCACTGAGGATGATCAAAGAAGCACTCTGGAAAGCATATGGAAATGTTTGA
- the LOC108321177 gene encoding transcription factor EGL1 isoform X2 — MANKGSPKHEKMQKNLCTQLAVAVRSIQWSYGIFWAPSTTEERVLEWREGYYNGDIKTRKTVQAMELEMKADKIGLQRSEQLKELYKFLLAGEADPQTKRPSAALAPEDLSDLEWYYLVCMSFVFGHNQSLPGKALEIGDTIWLCDAQHADSKIFSRSLLAKSASIQTVVCFPYQKGVIEIGSTELVIEDPNLIQHVKACFLEISKPTCSDKSSSVLDKPHDDKYPTCTKGDHRVFDAMALANPCSLDKKIKFDNHDPVNGLEGDNNEDSNMDFPDGCEHHYPMESMIDGMHGVPSQVHFVNDALVIGAPDSLSSCDCMSEASENQGKDSKNEGQTQLLELQDCYKPKRGFLDAGADEDLCYIRTLCAILGNSSTFKANPYAGNSNCKSSFAKWKKGRVSERKRSKFHQSMLKKTLFKVPFMHRSYFSRKSQKESDRMEWTSKLENAGDDFIGKALTDKKREVKNFQVLKSFAPSSISEEEKISILGDTIKYLKRLETRVEELESYMEVADAEARTRRKCPDVLEQMSDNYGTRKICMGVKPWMNKRKASGFDEMDTELERLVCEEAKALDVKVKVKEQEVLIEMKCPYREYILYDIMDTINNLHLDAHTVESSTSDGVLSLTLKSKFRGAATAPLRMIKEALWKAYGNV, encoded by the exons ATGGCCAACAAGGGAAGTCCAAAGCATGAGAAGATGCAGAAAAACCTTTGCACACAACTTGCTGTTGCAGTGAGAAGCATTCAGTGGAGTTATGGGATCTTCTGGGCACCTTCAACCACTGAAGAAAG GGTGCTGGAATGGAGAGAAGGGTACTATAATGGAGACATTAAGACAAGAAAAACTGTTCAAGCCATGGAATTGGAAATGAAGGCTGATAAAATAGGTCTGCAGAGGAGTGAGCAACTGAAGGAACTATACAAGTTTCTTCTTGCAGGTGAAGCTGATCCACAAACCAAAAGGCCTTCTGCTGCATTAGCTCCAGAGGATCTCTCAGATTTGGAGTGGTATtacttggtttgcatgtccTTTGTTTTCGGTCACAATCAAAG TTTGCCTGGAAAAGCTCTGGAAATTGGTGACACAATCTGGTTATGCGATGCTCAACATGCAGATAGCAAAATTTTCTCTCGTTCTTTGCTAGCAAAG AGTGCGTCAATTCAG ACCGTGGTATGTTTTCCATATCAGAAAGGCGTTATTGAGATAGGTTCAACTGAACTG GTTATCGAGGACCCTAATCTCATCCAACATGTGAAGGCTTGCTTCTTAGAAATCTCAAAGCCTACATGTTCTGATAAATCTTCCTCTGTGCTTGATAAGCCTCATGATGACAAATATCCAACATGTACCAAGGGTGACCACAGGGTGTTTGATGCAATGGCTCTGGCGAATCCATGTTCCCTTGacaagaaaatcaaatttgaTAATCATGATCCTGTCAATGGATTAGAAGGTGATAACAATGAAGATTCTAACATGGATTTTCCTGATGGTTGTGAGCACCATTACCCTATGGAATCCATGATTGATGGTATGCATGGTGTGCCCTCTCAAGTTCATTTTGTGAATGATGCCTTAGTCATTGGTGCTCCTGATTCCCTGAGTTCTTGTGACTGCATGTCTGAAGCTTCTGAGAACCAAGGCAAGGATTCCAAGAATGAAGGCCAAACTCAACTTTTGGAACTTCAAGATTGCTATAAACCAAAAAGAGGCTTCTTGGATGCTGGAGCTGATGAAGACTTGTGCTACATCAGAACACTTTGTGCTATTTTGGGGAACTCGTCAACATTTAAGGCAAACCCTTATGCCGGTAACTCAAACTGCAAATCTAGTTTTGCAAAATGGAAGAAAGGTAGAGTTTCTGAAAGGAAGAGGTCAAAGTTTCACCAAAGCATGTTAAAGAAGACTTTGTTTAAGGTCCCCTTTATGCACAGAAGTTACTTTTCCCGCAAGTCACAGAAAGAGAGTGACAGAATGGAATGGACTAGTAAATTGGAAAATGCTGGTGATGATTTCATTGGAAAAGCATTAACtgataagaaaagagaagttAAAAACTTCCAGGTTCTCAAATCCTTTGCTCCATCTTCTATAAGTGAG GAGGAGAAGATTTCAATTCTTGGTGACACAATTAAGTACTTGAAAAGGCTTGAGACTAGAGTGGAAGAGCTAGAATCTTACATGGAAGTTGCAGATGCTGAAGCAAGAACCAGGAGAAAATGCCCTGATGTTCTAGAACAGATGTCTGATAACTATGGCACCAGAAAGATTTGCATGGGAGTGAAACCTTGGATGAACAAGAGGAAGGCCAGTGGTTTTGATGAAATGGACACAGAACTAGAAAGACTTGTTTGTGAAGAAGCAAAGGCATTGGATGTGAAAGTGAAGGTAAAGGAGCAGGAGGTTCTGATTGAGATGAAATGTCCTTACAGGGAATACATACTCTATGATATCATGGATACCATTAACAACCTACATTTAGATGCTCACACAGTTGAATCATCAACAAGTGATGGTGTTCTCTCATTGACACTTAAATCTAAG TTTCGAGGAGCAGCAACAGCACCACTGAGGATGATCAAAGAAGCACTCTGGAAAGCATATGGAAATGTTTGA